A single Kribbella aluminosa DNA region contains:
- a CDS encoding amidohydrolase family protein, with protein sequence MSLTIRNVRPWGGAASDVVLRDGQIAEIRPYDAAGAVDGAVDRAADGAADGAVVDGRGRLLVPSFSDVHVHLDSTRIGLPFRPHTGAPGVWAMMLNDRDNWRTAEASIAERVRNTLGAMIARGTTRVRSYAQIDVDCRLERFEAVLAAKEHFKDAADVEIIAFPQAGLLREEGSAELIEEALKAGATVVGGIDPCMLDRDPVRHLDIVFGLAEKYQVAVDVHLHEPGELAVFSTDLILERTRALGMQGKVTLSHAYQLGSVNEATTRRLIQEFAELDVSMASIAPSASGQLPLKELTEAGVRFGLGEDGQRDYWSPYGNCDMLDRTWQLAFTNGYRKDELIEHCLAVATVGGASVLDPESTRLKSVADRPGVAVGDPAELLLVDGETPTSAVMDRGTDRTVIHAGQVVADGLALL encoded by the coding sequence ATGAGTCTGACCATCCGCAACGTCCGGCCGTGGGGCGGCGCAGCGAGCGACGTCGTCCTCAGGGACGGGCAGATCGCCGAGATCCGGCCGTACGACGCGGCGGGCGCGGTCGACGGTGCGGTCGACCGTGCGGCCGACGGTGCGGCCGACGGTGCGGTCGTGGACGGTCGCGGGCGGTTGCTGGTGCCGTCGTTCTCCGATGTCCACGTGCACCTGGACTCGACCCGGATCGGTCTGCCGTTCCGGCCGCACACCGGGGCGCCGGGCGTGTGGGCGATGATGCTGAACGACCGCGACAACTGGCGTACGGCGGAAGCCTCGATCGCCGAGCGGGTCCGGAACACGCTCGGCGCGATGATCGCCCGCGGCACGACGCGGGTCCGGAGCTACGCGCAGATCGACGTGGACTGCCGGCTGGAACGGTTCGAGGCGGTGCTGGCCGCGAAGGAGCACTTCAAGGACGCGGCGGACGTGGAGATCATCGCGTTCCCGCAGGCCGGGCTGCTCCGCGAGGAAGGTTCGGCCGAGCTGATCGAGGAGGCGCTGAAGGCCGGGGCGACCGTAGTGGGCGGGATCGACCCGTGCATGCTCGACCGGGATCCCGTCCGGCATCTCGACATCGTGTTCGGGCTGGCCGAGAAGTACCAGGTCGCGGTCGACGTCCATCTGCACGAGCCGGGTGAGCTCGCGGTGTTCAGCACCGACCTGATCCTGGAGCGAACGCGGGCGCTCGGGATGCAGGGCAAGGTGACGCTGTCGCACGCGTACCAGTTGGGCAGCGTGAACGAGGCGACCACCCGCCGGCTGATTCAGGAGTTCGCCGAGCTGGACGTGTCGATGGCGTCGATCGCACCGTCGGCGTCGGGACAGCTGCCTCTGAAAGAGTTGACCGAAGCCGGGGTGCGGTTCGGGCTCGGTGAGGACGGGCAGCGCGACTACTGGTCGCCGTACGGCAACTGCGACATGCTCGACCGGACATGGCAGCTCGCGTTCACGAACGGGTACCGCAAGGACGAGCTGATCGAGCACTGCCTGGCAGTCGCGACCGTTGGTGGCGCCAGCGTTCTCGACCCGGAGTCGACCAGGCTGAAGAGCGTCGCGGATCGCCCCGGTGTGGCGGTCGGCGATCCGGCCGAACTGTTGCTGGTCGACGGCGAGACGCCGACGTCGGCCGTGATGGACCGTGGTACGGACAGGACCGTCATCCACGCCGGCCAGGTCGTCGCCGACGGCCTCGCCCTGCTCTAG
- a CDS encoding aspartate/glutamate racemase family protein, with product MPTVVLVNPNTNAQTTAMMTELVRPELAAAGLTVEGITVAHGPRMLADPVVLAAAEAHVVDAVRRRLAVDRADHGQPRDDEVVGVIVAAIGDPGRDRLEDELELPVIGIGQASILAAARGGRRFGMATSTPLLAGSLTALVARWGHSDTFTGVRLTESEPLVLAADPERQFHELAVAVRACAADGAEAVIIAGGPLSGTARRLAELNLTPIVEPLPTAAALALTDLRSRRSRRSREA from the coding sequence GTGCCGACCGTTGTGCTCGTGAACCCGAACACCAACGCACAGACCACCGCGATGATGACCGAGTTGGTACGTCCGGAGCTGGCCGCCGCCGGGCTGACGGTCGAGGGCATCACGGTCGCGCACGGTCCCCGGATGCTGGCCGATCCCGTCGTTCTCGCGGCCGCCGAGGCGCACGTGGTCGACGCCGTACGCCGGCGGCTCGCTGTGGATCGGGCCGATCACGGTCAGCCCCGCGATGACGAGGTCGTCGGGGTGATCGTCGCGGCGATCGGGGATCCTGGACGGGATCGGCTCGAGGACGAACTGGAGCTGCCCGTGATCGGCATCGGCCAGGCGTCGATCCTCGCCGCTGCTCGGGGCGGCCGGCGGTTCGGGATGGCGACCAGCACGCCGCTGCTTGCCGGCTCGCTCACCGCGCTGGTCGCGCGCTGGGGCCACAGCGACACCTTCACCGGCGTCCGCCTGACCGAGTCCGAACCGCTGGTACTCGCTGCCGACCCCGAGCGTCAGTTCCACGAATTGGCCGTCGCCGTCCGCGCCTGCGCCGCCGACGGCGCGGAGGCCGTGATCATTGCCGGCGGCCCGCTGTCCGGTACCGCCCGCCGCCTCGCCGAACTCAACCTCACCCCGATCGTCGAGCCCCTACCAACCGCAGCCGCCCTAGCCCTCACCGACCTCCGCAGCCGCCGCAGCCGCCGCAGCCGAGAAGCCTGA
- a CDS encoding DUF6282 family protein — MTDLAETWDNRSMELPDELIRGAIDIHVHAGPWLRSCPGRLDPFQIAEQARDAGMRALMYLDHTLGMSCGTSQLTTRQVPGVDVYGGIILTSVLGGLNPRAVKTALQYGAGARFVHFGAHCTHFMTTHEGSYVDGKPVLFKDRYAEFQREVDRSIRIPLDGSVPDDLAEILQLIADHPHVHLNTGHVSVEEAMVLADLAIDAGIRKIVVAHPCRGRMTVEQQRKLADKGVLLEGAVSDWMFHRGLPRTNYYVEREWADEIAGIANAPEFSGVMPWARQIREIGVEHFVLGTDYGIRSGPTPVEGMRTLISSLLDLDFSVDEINTMIKTNPARLLDL; from the coding sequence ATGACTGACCTCGCGGAGACCTGGGACAACCGCTCGATGGAGCTTCCGGACGAACTGATCCGGGGCGCGATCGACATCCACGTGCACGCCGGTCCCTGGCTGCGGTCGTGCCCCGGACGGCTCGATCCCTTCCAGATCGCCGAGCAGGCCCGGGACGCCGGGATGCGGGCGCTGATGTATCTCGACCACACCCTCGGGATGAGCTGCGGTACGTCGCAGCTGACGACGCGCCAGGTACCGGGCGTCGACGTGTACGGCGGGATCATCCTGACCTCCGTGCTCGGTGGACTGAACCCACGCGCGGTGAAGACCGCTCTGCAGTACGGCGCCGGCGCCCGGTTCGTGCACTTCGGCGCGCACTGCACCCACTTCATGACCACCCACGAAGGCAGCTACGTCGACGGGAAGCCGGTGCTGTTCAAGGACCGGTACGCCGAGTTCCAGCGGGAGGTCGACCGCTCGATCCGGATCCCGCTCGACGGTTCGGTCCCGGACGACCTGGCCGAGATCCTGCAGCTGATCGCGGACCACCCGCACGTCCACCTCAACACCGGGCACGTCTCGGTCGAGGAGGCGATGGTACTGGCAGACCTGGCGATCGACGCCGGGATCCGGAAGATCGTGGTCGCCCACCCGTGCCGCGGCCGGATGACCGTCGAGCAGCAGCGAAAGCTCGCGGACAAAGGCGTACTGCTGGAGGGCGCCGTCTCGGACTGGATGTTCCACCGCGGCCTGCCGCGCACCAACTACTACGTCGAGCGCGAGTGGGCCGACGAGATCGCGGGTATCGCCAACGCACCGGAGTTCAGCGGCGTGATGCCCTGGGCCCGGCAGATCCGCGAGATCGGCGTCGAGCACTTCGTCCTCGGCACCGACTACGGCATCCGCTCCGGGCCGACGCCGGTCGAGGGCATGCGGACGCTGATCAGTTCGCTGCTCGACCTCGACTTCAGCGTCGACGAGATCAACACCATGATCAAGACCAACCCCGCTCGGCTGCTCGACCTCTGA
- a CDS encoding sugar phosphate isomerase/epimerase family protein — MMRADPRFPRVGVDGLKIPESAKRGPLGTIEHAHQLGLEGVFFRSVLDISPTLDAAELRTARACADDLGMYLETGLGKVNPFAIPEAPELRAIGDGDTLLGFRRMMEACAAIDCRELWSSTALFKPQFRGRLAWDRFRTDVTWPEQLVAIERFLQKLAPFARDLGIHVNLETHEEISSFELVRLVEAVGPDVTGIVYDTANPLHRIEHPVWTARRVAPYVRQSHIKDARLAHGEDGLYYQLRPCGTGVVDFGEVLPIILDANPALNLTIENYESYEDRPRQPEKWLLEIYEAEFLAAHPDLTVPEFAAYLELVHRYESRIAAGELPDLETYAAQPFDYAEAVASIVGSAAHVRHICSTRNLGERPVGHGPARTNDG; from the coding sequence ATGATGAGAGCTGATCCACGGTTCCCGCGCGTCGGCGTCGACGGGCTCAAGATCCCCGAATCGGCCAAGCGCGGTCCGCTCGGAACCATCGAGCACGCGCATCAGCTCGGCCTCGAGGGTGTCTTCTTCCGGTCGGTCCTCGATATCAGCCCGACCCTCGATGCGGCCGAGTTGCGGACCGCCCGGGCCTGCGCGGACGACCTCGGGATGTACCTCGAGACCGGGCTCGGCAAGGTGAACCCGTTCGCGATCCCCGAAGCACCTGAGCTCCGGGCGATCGGCGACGGCGACACCTTGCTCGGATTCCGGCGGATGATGGAGGCCTGCGCGGCGATCGACTGCCGCGAGCTGTGGTCGTCCACGGCGTTGTTCAAGCCCCAGTTCCGCGGCCGGCTCGCCTGGGACCGCTTCCGGACCGACGTCACCTGGCCCGAGCAACTGGTCGCGATCGAGCGCTTCCTGCAGAAGCTGGCGCCGTTCGCGCGCGACCTCGGCATCCACGTGAACCTCGAGACCCACGAGGAGATCAGCTCCTTCGAGCTGGTCCGGCTGGTCGAGGCTGTGGGGCCGGACGTCACCGGGATCGTGTACGACACGGCCAACCCGCTGCACCGGATCGAGCACCCGGTATGGACCGCCCGGCGAGTCGCGCCGTACGTCCGGCAGAGCCACATCAAGGACGCTCGTCTCGCCCATGGCGAGGACGGGCTCTACTACCAGCTGCGCCCGTGCGGCACGGGGGTCGTGGACTTCGGCGAGGTACTCCCGATCATCCTCGACGCGAACCCTGCGCTGAACCTCACGATCGAGAACTACGAGTCCTACGAGGACCGGCCGCGACAGCCGGAGAAGTGGCTCCTCGAGATCTACGAAGCGGAGTTCCTCGCGGCCCATCCCGATCTGACGGTGCCGGAGTTCGCGGCGTACCTCGAACTCGTCCATCGGTACGAATCCCGGATCGCCGCGGGCGAGCTGCCGGACCTCGAAACCTATGCGGCGCAGCCCTTCGACTACGCCGAAGCGGTCGCCTCGATCGTCGGCAGCGCCGCCCACGTTCGCCACATCTGCTCCACCCGGAACCTCGGGGAAAGGCCGGTAGGACACGGCCCCGCGAGGACGAACGATGGCTGA
- a CDS encoding MFS transporter, whose protein sequence is MAEQEEIPEQDVLLATTTSTVGDRASDDGRRALLLLGSVMDRIGTNRSHKVILAVVVFGAFFDVIEQNTVGIVGPSLKAQWGVSSAGIGFLASATFGAMYVGAALSGWLSDLKGRKTMFNFNLALYSVGALVCALAPTFPVLVIGRAIVGLGLGGEFVVGLALLAEMTSTQYRSTAVGLLQVGAGGLGNPAAYLFGFVIVGVVGPDLPLWLGGPDAAWRWVFALLCLPALLVLWTRRHMPETPRYLLSKGRIAEANRSLSVLASGRLNPNGLNVTSYLPENLRLGQSGVRWTEILRGRLGRNSAVLGACTASLFGAQFVLLTFWPVLLVEQGYAIATSLWFTMVIFLGAVTGALFASMLNARFRRRPTIAVAAGLSCLSALAFAFLAHGAVAILVLGFLFEFFSWWANCSISTWCPELYPTRVRAFGIGVISNLGMIGGALLPPLAGALLSSLGPVALLSLVAAMCAVVLIAVPFGPETFGRSLEELHDES, encoded by the coding sequence ATGGCTGAGCAAGAAGAGATTCCCGAGCAGGACGTCCTGCTCGCCACGACAACCAGCACGGTTGGCGACCGGGCGTCCGACGACGGCCGGCGAGCGCTGCTGCTGCTCGGCTCCGTGATGGACCGGATCGGGACCAACCGAAGTCACAAGGTCATCCTCGCCGTGGTCGTCTTCGGTGCGTTCTTCGACGTCATCGAGCAGAACACCGTGGGCATCGTCGGCCCGTCCCTGAAGGCGCAATGGGGCGTCTCGTCCGCCGGGATCGGCTTCCTGGCCTCCGCGACGTTCGGGGCGATGTACGTCGGTGCCGCGCTCAGTGGCTGGCTGAGCGACCTCAAGGGCCGCAAGACGATGTTCAACTTCAACCTGGCGCTCTACAGCGTCGGCGCGCTCGTCTGTGCGCTGGCGCCGACCTTCCCGGTCCTGGTGATCGGTCGTGCGATCGTCGGTCTCGGACTGGGTGGTGAGTTCGTCGTCGGGCTGGCGCTGCTCGCGGAGATGACGTCCACGCAGTACCGCAGTACTGCGGTCGGGCTGCTGCAGGTGGGCGCCGGAGGGCTCGGCAATCCGGCCGCCTATCTGTTCGGCTTCGTGATCGTGGGCGTGGTCGGTCCCGACCTGCCGCTGTGGCTCGGCGGACCGGACGCGGCCTGGCGCTGGGTCTTCGCTCTGCTCTGCCTGCCGGCCCTGCTCGTTCTCTGGACGCGCCGGCATATGCCGGAGACACCGCGGTACCTGCTGAGCAAGGGGCGCATCGCGGAGGCGAACCGATCGCTCAGTGTGCTCGCGTCGGGCCGGCTGAACCCGAACGGCCTGAACGTGACGAGCTACCTGCCGGAGAACCTCCGGCTCGGGCAGTCCGGCGTACGGTGGACGGAGATCCTCCGCGGACGGCTCGGCCGCAACTCTGCGGTGCTCGGCGCCTGCACGGCCTCGCTGTTCGGTGCACAGTTCGTACTGCTCACCTTCTGGCCGGTTCTGCTCGTCGAGCAGGGCTACGCGATCGCCACCAGTCTCTGGTTCACGATGGTGATCTTCCTCGGCGCGGTCACCGGGGCCTTGTTCGCCTCGATGCTGAACGCGAGGTTCCGCCGGCGTCCCACCATCGCCGTCGCAGCCGGGCTCTCCTGCCTGTCGGCGCTGGCGTTCGCGTTCCTCGCCCACGGCGCGGTCGCGATCCTCGTCCTCGGGTTCCTGTTCGAGTTCTTCTCCTGGTGGGCGAACTGCTCGATCTCGACCTGGTGCCCGGAGCTGTACCCGACCCGGGTCCGCGCGTTCGGGATCGGCGTGATCTCGAACCTCGGGATGATCGGCGGCGCGCTGCTGCCGCCGCTGGCCGGGGCGCTGCTCAGCTCCCTCGGACCGGTCGCCCTGCTGAGTCTGGTCGCCGCGATGTGCGCGGTCGTCCTGATCGCTGTTCCGTTCGGGCCGGAGACCTTCGGACGTTCGCTGGAGGAACTGCATGATGAGAGCTGA
- a CDS encoding PucR family transcriptional regulator has translation MLLSELLDDEALGLRMLVGAPGALVQPVGRVVTIDLVEPGRYLSGGELVLSGLIWRRGPGDSERFVSALSGRNVQALLADSERLGEIPEDLVEACRVHGLTLIEVPAEVAFTDIAEHIAEHDSESSHARTSASRVRQREMLSAIAAGRSLDELADRVSVAFGHVCRVLTPSGRHVVPGPAELDPETVDAVTAGFLTADRLPAPIETGTATYSVFPVGSTLGQRLTTWLVVVDGDLRTWPREEVDAVGELSAIASLDRSRRDESQRALRPIAADAVAAIEAGAPENDVLAGIRQTGLATDRPVAVVIVEIAGSGPPEGAPALLEDIALTVGRPVVARSADGTAVALLPHSPALPDLVRTACARFEPGLLPGTTLSVGISGPAEASALGEALEKARFAHRVARVGGTPVCVVSSEDVTSHVLLLAAVPADVRRTYATSVLAAILDHDRRTRGDLVLTLTTFLDTACSWARTAEQLHLHVNSVRYRIDRIQEITGRDLSHFEDRVDMFLALKSL, from the coding sequence ATGCTGCTGTCGGAGCTGCTTGATGACGAGGCCCTTGGGCTGCGGATGCTGGTTGGTGCGCCGGGTGCTCTGGTGCAGCCGGTTGGGCGGGTGGTGACGATTGATCTGGTGGAGCCTGGTCGGTACCTGAGTGGCGGCGAGCTTGTGCTCAGCGGTCTGATCTGGCGGCGCGGGCCTGGTGACAGCGAGCGGTTCGTGAGCGCGTTGTCGGGCCGGAACGTCCAGGCGCTGCTGGCTGACAGCGAGCGGCTGGGTGAGATCCCGGAGGACCTGGTCGAGGCCTGCCGGGTGCACGGGCTGACATTGATCGAGGTGCCGGCCGAGGTCGCGTTCACCGACATCGCCGAGCACATCGCCGAGCACGACTCCGAGAGCAGCCATGCCCGTACGTCGGCCAGCCGGGTACGCCAGCGCGAGATGCTCTCGGCGATCGCGGCCGGTCGCAGCCTGGACGAGCTCGCCGATCGGGTATCAGTTGCCTTCGGCCACGTCTGCCGGGTGCTCACGCCGTCCGGCCGGCACGTCGTACCCGGTCCGGCCGAGCTCGATCCCGAGACCGTCGACGCAGTCACCGCAGGCTTTCTCACCGCTGACCGGTTGCCCGCGCCGATCGAGACCGGGACCGCGACCTACAGCGTGTTTCCCGTCGGTTCGACGCTCGGGCAGCGGCTCACGACCTGGCTGGTGGTCGTCGACGGCGACCTGCGGACCTGGCCGCGGGAGGAGGTCGACGCGGTCGGTGAGTTGTCCGCGATCGCGTCGCTCGATCGCTCCCGGCGGGACGAGAGCCAACGCGCCCTGCGCCCGATCGCCGCCGACGCGGTGGCGGCCATCGAGGCGGGCGCACCGGAGAACGACGTACTGGCAGGGATCCGGCAGACCGGTCTGGCCACCGATCGGCCGGTCGCCGTCGTGATCGTCGAGATCGCAGGCAGCGGTCCACCCGAGGGCGCCCCGGCCTTGCTGGAGGACATCGCGCTGACGGTCGGCCGACCGGTGGTGGCCCGTAGCGCAGACGGCACTGCGGTCGCACTCCTGCCACACTCGCCGGCGCTGCCGGACCTGGTGCGCACCGCTTGCGCACGGTTCGAACCAGGCCTGTTACCAGGTACGACGCTGTCCGTCGGCATCAGCGGACCGGCCGAGGCATCCGCTCTCGGCGAGGCGCTGGAGAAGGCGCGGTTCGCGCACCGGGTCGCCCGCGTCGGCGGTACGCCGGTCTGCGTGGTGAGCTCGGAGGACGTCACGTCACACGTGCTCCTGCTGGCCGCGGTGCCTGCAGACGTACGGCGTACGTACGCGACCAGCGTTCTGGCCGCGATCCTCGACCACGATCGCCGTACGCGAGGTGACTTGGTGCTGACGTTGACGACCTTCCTGGACACCGCGTGCTCCTGGGCGCGCACCGCGGAGCAGCTCCACCTGCACGTGAACTCGGTGCGCTACCGGATCGACCGGATCCAGGAAATCACCGGGCGCGACCTGTCCCATTTCGAGGACCGTGTCGACATGTTCCTCGCCCTGAAGTCGCTGTGA
- a CDS encoding sugar phosphate isomerase/epimerase family protein, whose amino-acid sequence MTSLQSVTSTPSSAVPMRLGAMCGATQGIAEGDWPAALDYAERLGLEGVLFSTPRAASMTLDRAELADVGAAAAERGLFVETGIGFIGPANDPTSVLDELFAAADAAVALGCTQFFAYTRTERGGGPGDHGHQLAQVATTLRAMRPYLEESGCRLNIKTHEDLSSVEVLRLVETLWADVFGVSLDVANLVVRGEDPAAATRRLAPYVYQTHLEDVALYFVESGLRRRLRPCGDGILDWSGILRSLLDQAPAQYLVFEQHRGQFDVDIFDSRWFEAEPHVRPDELARLVQGAVACERRARTGAGPTLDDLDVELDAEARAGQLRRSAAYLRSVLESISGEPS is encoded by the coding sequence ATGACCAGTCTTCAGAGCGTTACCTCCACGCCGAGTTCGGCCGTGCCCATGCGGCTCGGGGCGATGTGTGGGGCGACCCAAGGGATCGCGGAGGGCGACTGGCCGGCTGCCCTCGACTACGCCGAGCGCCTCGGGCTGGAAGGTGTCCTCTTCTCCACGCCGAGGGCGGCGAGCATGACCCTCGACCGCGCCGAGCTCGCGGACGTCGGTGCTGCGGCTGCGGAGCGCGGACTGTTTGTCGAGACCGGCATCGGGTTCATAGGTCCGGCCAACGATCCGACGTCGGTCCTCGACGAACTGTTTGCCGCCGCCGATGCCGCGGTGGCGCTCGGGTGCACGCAGTTCTTCGCGTACACGCGGACTGAACGGGGAGGCGGACCGGGGGACCACGGGCATCAGCTCGCGCAGGTCGCAACGACGCTGCGCGCGATGCGTCCCTACCTCGAGGAGAGCGGCTGCCGGCTGAACATCAAGACTCACGAGGATCTGTCCTCGGTGGAGGTGCTCCGCCTCGTCGAGACCCTTTGGGCGGACGTCTTCGGAGTGAGCCTCGACGTCGCGAACCTGGTCGTCCGTGGCGAGGACCCGGCAGCGGCGACGCGGCGGCTGGCGCCGTACGTCTATCAGACGCATCTCGAGGACGTCGCCCTGTACTTCGTCGAGTCCGGCCTGCGACGACGGCTCCGGCCGTGTGGCGACGGGATCCTCGACTGGAGCGGAATACTGCGCAGTCTCCTCGACCAAGCGCCCGCGCAGTACCTCGTTTTCGAGCAGCACCGTGGCCAGTTCGACGTCGACATCTTCGACAGCAGATGGTTCGAGGCCGAGCCGCACGTGCGGCCGGACGAGCTGGCGCGGCTGGTACAGGGAGCGGTGGCCTGCGAGCGGCGCGCTCGCACCGGCGCCGGCCCCACCCTCGACGACCTTGACGTCGAACTCGATGCGGAGGCCCGGGCAGGCCAACTGCGCCGGAGTGCCGCCTACCTCCGATCGGTGCTCGAGTCCATCAGTGGAGAGCCTTCATGA
- a CDS encoding ABC transporter permease encodes MTSIALASPRSIRRRVSSSDRILVLALSALGLVALAVVVGPLVWRFNSNAVDLGAQLSPPSSRHPLGTDSLGRDLLARVLAGARTSLGAGLLVALAGAVLGCLTGLLAGALRGYVDVALTWLTNSILCFPSIMLAMAVVMALKPGIPAVVIGLSIHSFPWYMRTLRGEVMRVSAMEFVKSTRAIGASQRRVLFRHILPHLISTIVLQMAAVFGAAVLALAALGFLGMGAQPPTAELGAMITDGQQFFLTGQWWVAAFPGLVLLVAVTLTTIIADRAREILDPRGEYIVAD; translated from the coding sequence ATGACCAGCATCGCACTCGCATCGCCTCGCAGTATCCGGCGTCGTGTCTCCTCCAGTGACAGGATCCTGGTCCTGGCGCTGAGCGCGTTGGGACTGGTGGCTCTGGCTGTCGTCGTCGGACCGCTCGTGTGGCGGTTCAACTCCAATGCCGTCGATCTCGGCGCCCAGTTGTCGCCGCCGTCGAGCAGACACCCGCTCGGCACCGACAGTCTCGGTCGGGACCTGCTCGCACGGGTTCTCGCCGGTGCTCGTACGTCGCTGGGCGCCGGTCTCCTCGTCGCGCTCGCGGGAGCCGTGCTGGGCTGTCTCACCGGGCTGCTCGCAGGTGCTCTGCGCGGGTACGTCGACGTCGCCCTGACCTGGCTGACGAACTCGATCCTGTGCTTTCCCTCGATCATGCTGGCCATGGCCGTGGTGATGGCCCTGAAGCCGGGGATCCCTGCGGTGGTGATCGGTCTGTCGATCCATTCGTTCCCCTGGTACATGCGGACCCTGCGCGGTGAGGTCATGCGGGTCTCGGCCATGGAGTTCGTGAAGTCGACGCGGGCGATCGGCGCCAGCCAGCGCCGTGTCCTGTTCCGGCACATTCTGCCGCACCTGATCTCGACGATCGTGCTCCAGATGGCTGCGGTGTTCGGGGCCGCTGTGCTCGCGCTCGCCGCGCTCGGCTTCCTCGGCATGGGGGCACAGCCACCGACGGCGGAGCTCGGAGCCATGATCACCGACGGTCAGCAGTTCTTCCTGACCGGCCAGTGGTGGGTCGCCGCCTTCCCGGGCCTCGTGCTGCTCGTCGCCGTCACCCTGACCACCATCATCGCCGACCGGGCCCGCGAGATCCTCGACCCGCGCGGCGAGTACATCGTGGCGGACTGA
- a CDS encoding ABC transporter permease — translation MLNLVSKRLMVALGTILGASLFSFVLLRKLPGDPARLVGGELADATTIDNLRSAMGLNKPLPAQFWDYLSTVGHGNLGFSYSTGQNVADVVRTRLPATVELGLTGVTFAVVSAVVFGAVAVYRRKRGADVLLRVASSLAMGSPPFWLALVAILLLAVKLGVFPGPEGRLSPGIQPPAAFTGLYTIDALKAGQFSTFLNALWHLVLPGAAIAVGPFAFLSRLFRSQLRTTVREPFVLVARSRGITRSKVFVRHVIPNSLLPLVAATAMLFAELMTGSVLIEKVFGWPGVGSLTVDAILQKDFAVVQGVILLSAVLYVTVSFLADITYAAIDPRVRVGAR, via the coding sequence ATGCTGAACCTGGTCTCCAAACGCCTGATGGTTGCTCTCGGCACCATTCTCGGCGCCTCGCTGTTCTCCTTCGTGCTGCTGCGCAAACTTCCGGGCGATCCGGCCAGGCTCGTCGGCGGTGAACTCGCCGACGCCACCACCATCGACAACCTGCGCAGCGCCATGGGCCTGAACAAACCGCTGCCGGCCCAGTTCTGGGACTACCTGTCCACGGTCGGCCATGGGAACCTCGGATTCTCCTACAGTACCGGCCAGAACGTAGCCGACGTCGTCCGGACCCGGCTGCCGGCGACCGTTGAGCTCGGGCTGACCGGCGTGACGTTCGCTGTCGTGTCCGCGGTCGTCTTCGGTGCCGTCGCCGTCTATCGGCGCAAGCGTGGCGCTGACGTGTTACTGCGCGTCGCGTCCTCGCTGGCGATGGGCTCGCCGCCGTTCTGGCTCGCACTGGTGGCCATCTTGCTGCTGGCCGTCAAGCTGGGGGTCTTCCCAGGTCCCGAGGGCCGTCTGTCGCCAGGGATCCAGCCTCCGGCGGCGTTCACCGGCCTCTACACGATCGACGCGCTGAAGGCGGGCCAGTTCTCCACCTTCTTGAATGCTCTTTGGCACCTGGTGCTGCCTGGGGCCGCGATCGCGGTCGGTCCATTCGCGTTCCTCAGCAGGCTCTTCCGGTCGCAGCTGCGCACCACCGTGCGGGAGCCGTTCGTCCTCGTGGCGCGCAGCCGCGGTATCACCCGGTCGAAGGTCTTCGTCCGGCATGTCATCCCGAACTCCCTGCTGCCGCTGGTGGCCGCGACCGCGATGCTTTTCGCCGAACTGATGACCGGCAGCGTACTGATCGAGAAGGTGTTCGGTTGGCCGGGAGTCGGCTCCCTCACCGTCGACGCGATCCTCCAGAAGGACTTCGCGGTCGTCCAGGGAGTGATCCTCCTCAGCGCTGTTCTCTATGTGACAGTGAGCTTCCTCGCCGACATCACGTACGCCGCCATCGATCCCCGCGTCCGAGTTGGAGCCCGGTGA